In a genomic window of Curtobacterium flaccumfaciens pv. betae:
- a CDS encoding aldo/keto reductase family protein: MEFRYLGNSGLKISEITYGNWLTHGSQVENDVATQCVRAALDAGITTFDTADTYANTAAETVLGEALKGERRQSLEVFTKVYWPTGPKGHNDVGLSRKHIMESINGSLERLQTDYVDLYQAHRYDYETPLEETMQAFADVVRQGKALYIGVSEWSAEQIRAGAALAKELGFQLISNQPQYSMLWRVIEGEVVPASKQLGLSQIVWSPIAQGVLTGKYKPGQPLPEGSRATDEKGGADMIKRFMRDEVLEAVQRLQPVADQAGLTLAQLAIAWTLQNENVASAIVGASRPQQVTDNVKAAGVKLDADALAAIDEALGDIPERDASKNVSPSSRPA, from the coding sequence ATGGAATTCAGGTACCTGGGCAACTCCGGACTCAAGATCTCCGAGATCACCTACGGCAACTGGCTGACGCACGGCTCGCAGGTCGAGAACGACGTCGCCACCCAGTGCGTGCGGGCAGCGCTCGACGCCGGCATCACCACGTTCGACACCGCGGACACGTACGCCAACACCGCCGCCGAGACCGTCCTCGGCGAGGCGCTCAAGGGCGAGCGGCGCCAGTCCCTCGAGGTCTTCACGAAGGTCTACTGGCCGACCGGCCCGAAGGGGCACAACGACGTCGGCCTCAGCCGCAAGCACATCATGGAGTCGATCAACGGCTCGCTCGAGCGACTGCAGACCGACTACGTCGACCTCTACCAGGCACACCGCTACGACTACGAGACCCCCCTCGAAGAGACGATGCAGGCCTTCGCCGACGTCGTCCGCCAGGGCAAGGCGCTCTACATCGGCGTCAGCGAGTGGTCCGCCGAGCAGATCCGCGCCGGTGCCGCACTCGCCAAGGAGCTCGGCTTCCAGCTCATCTCGAACCAGCCGCAGTACTCGATGCTCTGGCGTGTCATCGAGGGCGAGGTCGTCCCCGCCTCGAAGCAGCTCGGCCTGTCGCAGATCGTCTGGTCACCCATCGCGCAGGGCGTCCTGACCGGCAAGTACAAGCCGGGTCAGCCCCTGCCCGAGGGCTCGCGTGCCACGGACGAGAAGGGCGGCGCGGACATGATCAAGCGGTTCATGCGCGACGAGGTCCTCGAAGCCGTGCAGCGCCTGCAGCCCGTCGCCGACCAGGCCGGCCTCACGCTGGCGCAGCTCGCGATCGCGTGGACCCTGCAGAACGAGAACGTCGCGAGCGCCATCGTCGGCGCCTCGCGTCCGCAGCAGGTCACCGACAACGTCAAGGCCGCCGGCGTCAAGCTCGACGCGGACGCCCTCGCGGCGATCGACGAGGCACTCGGCGACATCCCGGAACGGGACGCGTCCAAGAACGTGTCCCCGTCGTCGCGCCCCGCGTAG
- a CDS encoding GtrA family protein, translated as MSPDTGAVRTVRPGTVPRLLATARQLASFGTIGAVCFVIDLGVYNLLRATVMSDGPIAAKIVSAIVATSIAWIGNRFITFRAQRQTGRRETVREGLLFAATNLVGLGIAAACLFVSHYVLGFTSTLADNVAGNGVGLVLGTAFRFAAYKALVFRSTDTRPKGFPE; from the coding sequence GTGTCACCCGACACCGGTGCGGTGCGGACCGTGCGCCCTGGCACGGTCCCGCGCCTGCTCGCCACCGCGAGGCAACTCGCGTCGTTCGGCACCATCGGTGCCGTCTGCTTCGTCATCGACCTGGGCGTCTACAACCTGCTCCGCGCCACCGTCATGTCGGACGGTCCCATCGCCGCGAAGATCGTGTCGGCCATCGTGGCGACCTCGATCGCGTGGATCGGCAACCGCTTCATCACCTTCCGCGCCCAGCGCCAGACCGGCCGCCGCGAGACCGTCCGCGAGGGGTTGCTCTTCGCTGCCACGAACCTCGTCGGCCTCGGCATCGCCGCTGCCTGCCTGTTCGTCTCGCACTACGTCCTCGGCTTCACGTCCACCCTCGCCGACAACGTCGCCGGCAACGGCGTCGGCCTCGTCCTCGGCACCGCGTTCCGGTTCGCCGCGTACAAGGCCCTCGTCTTCCGGTCCACCGACACACGTCCGAAGGGGTTCCCCGAATGA
- a CDS encoding glycosyltransferase gives MTISAVLLTAAGPLLQPDNDTGTTGDVPNRGTTDVPTGGSGQLPQAAWSLGEWLGYSTLIALSVLLTIIALTTLWWMLHAWRSRDALKSTSFSQTPRPATHRFTLLVPGRHEQDVMGQTLDMLATQDHPDFEIIAIVGEDDPETDAVVRAAAARHPSLIKVVVDDTLPKNKPKAMNLALQHATGDIVGVFDAEDEVYPRLLSLVDSRFQETDADVVQGGVQLMNFTSSWWSLRNVLEYYFWFRSRLHFHAGSKFIPLGGNTVFVTRSRLEWSNGWDAHCLAEDCELGVRLSADGAKVVVAYSPEAVTREETPPTFASLLKQRTRWNQGFLQVLGKGEWKKLPSFRQRFFARYMLTMPFIQAATGLLIPLSVLMILFVKVPTAIALVSFVPVAPTLMLLAVEIVGLNEFGRLYGEKVRFRDYVRLVLGLVPYQVFLAAAAVRAVVRHAKGQNGWEKTEHTGQHRTGQVVGFASDLDGSGAASSAGAASSDRAFAGTTTGGTR, from the coding sequence ATGACCATCTCAGCCGTGTTGCTGACGGCCGCAGGGCCGCTGCTCCAGCCCGACAACGACACCGGGACGACGGGGGACGTCCCGAACCGAGGAACCACGGACGTGCCGACGGGAGGCTCGGGGCAGCTCCCACAGGCCGCCTGGTCGCTGGGCGAGTGGCTCGGCTACTCGACCCTCATCGCCCTCTCCGTGCTGCTCACGATCATCGCGTTGACCACCCTCTGGTGGATGCTGCACGCCTGGCGCTCCCGGGACGCGCTGAAGTCCACCAGCTTCAGCCAGACCCCGCGTCCGGCGACGCACCGGTTCACGCTCCTGGTGCCCGGTCGGCACGAGCAGGACGTGATGGGGCAGACGCTCGACATGCTCGCGACCCAGGACCACCCCGACTTCGAGATCATCGCGATCGTCGGGGAGGACGACCCGGAGACCGACGCCGTCGTGCGTGCTGCGGCGGCTCGGCACCCCTCCCTGATCAAGGTCGTGGTGGACGACACCCTGCCGAAGAACAAGCCGAAGGCGATGAACCTGGCGCTCCAGCACGCGACGGGTGACATCGTCGGGGTGTTCGACGCCGAGGACGAGGTCTACCCGCGGCTGCTCTCCCTCGTCGACTCGCGGTTCCAGGAGACCGACGCCGACGTGGTGCAGGGCGGCGTTCAGCTGATGAACTTCACGTCGAGCTGGTGGTCGCTCCGGAACGTCCTGGAGTACTACTTCTGGTTCCGCTCGCGCCTGCACTTCCACGCCGGGTCCAAGTTCATCCCCCTCGGGGGCAACACCGTCTTCGTGACCCGCTCCCGCCTGGAGTGGTCGAACGGCTGGGATGCCCACTGCCTCGCCGAGGACTGCGAACTCGGCGTGCGGCTCTCCGCCGACGGCGCGAAGGTCGTCGTCGCCTACAGCCCCGAGGCCGTCACCCGCGAGGAGACCCCGCCGACCTTCGCCTCGCTGCTCAAACAGCGCACGCGGTGGAACCAGGGCTTCCTGCAGGTGCTGGGCAAGGGGGAGTGGAAGAAGCTGCCGTCCTTCCGGCAGCGGTTCTTCGCCCGCTACATGCTCACGATGCCGTTCATCCAGGCGGCCACCGGGCTGCTCATCCCGCTGAGCGTCCTGATGATCCTGTTCGTCAAGGTGCCGACGGCGATCGCCCTCGTGTCGTTCGTGCCGGTGGCGCCGACGCTCATGCTGCTCGCCGTCGAGATCGTCGGGCTGAACGAGTTCGGTCGTCTGTACGGCGAGAAGGTCCGGTTCCGCGACTACGTGCGGCTCGTGCTCGGCCTGGTGCCGTACCAGGTGTTCCTCGCCGCCGCGGCGGTCCGGGCAGTCGTCCGGCACGCCAAGGGCCAGAACGGGTGGGAGAAGACCGAGCACACCGGCCAGCACCGCACCGGACAGGTGGTCGGCTTCGCCTCGGACCTGGACGGATCGGGCGCAGCGTCGTCCGCGGGCGCAGCGTCGTCCGATCGTGCGTTCGCCGGCACCACCACGGGAGGCACCCGATGA
- a CDS encoding ArnT family glycosyltransferase has product MTASITDTTGIPIRGGTTAHRAGIGAWFRRHAASLTWLLPVVAVTVLVQAWNMSGTPQRIDDEGTYTAQAWAITNLGELTHYTYWYDHPPLGWIQIAGYTGLTGAFARYPFAVEAGREAMVFFSAVSSILLFVLARRLGAGRITAAAAGLVFALSPLALQYHRTVYIDNVATPWLLAAFVLVLSRRQQLAGFAGAAACLGIAVLSKETYLLALPFLIWMAVRRADKSTRRYTLSVAGAVLVLIGGGYLLLAAVKGELVPGNGRVSLWEGVTYQLGSRTASGSVFDGGSLANEAAAQWWALDPVFIVLGSVAAVVGLFLRRVRPIAAMLVFLLAVMFRPNGYLPVPYVIMLIPFAALLVAYTVERAVLTIAGRVHTRGRFGPRARRGLGITWAVVAAAALVVAVPLWGTQLRGFLLGNLDLPMQQAEQWVGDNVPKSSRLLVDDAMWVDLVDDGFARNNVVWYYKLDTDGAVERQSPNGWKDSDSVITTDSMRTGGNSSTDVRQAIENSTAVATFGTGDQQVEVRRIHAEGASAAETAITRATDVRKTLGTELASNPALRADDGTKSQFRAGQVDSRAMIALGQVLADQDVRVDRFTPRTGETGQPFRTVVLHTSDDASAARVARTFDAMSQAFRPDSVEREGARLTVTYTPADPTTTATSAS; this is encoded by the coding sequence ATGACCGCCAGCATCACCGACACCACGGGCATCCCGATCCGTGGTGGCACCACCGCGCACCGGGCCGGCATCGGGGCGTGGTTCCGCCGGCACGCGGCCAGCCTGACGTGGTTGCTGCCCGTCGTCGCGGTGACCGTGCTCGTCCAGGCCTGGAACATGTCGGGCACACCGCAGCGCATCGACGACGAGGGGACCTACACCGCACAGGCGTGGGCGATCACGAACCTCGGCGAGCTCACCCACTACACGTACTGGTACGACCACCCGCCGCTCGGATGGATCCAGATCGCCGGGTACACCGGGTTGACCGGGGCGTTCGCGCGGTACCCCTTCGCGGTGGAGGCCGGGCGCGAGGCCATGGTGTTCTTCTCCGCCGTCTCGAGCATCCTGCTGTTCGTCCTGGCCCGACGTCTCGGTGCCGGACGGATCACGGCGGCCGCGGCCGGACTCGTCTTCGCGCTGTCACCGCTCGCGCTGCAGTACCACCGCACCGTGTACATCGACAACGTCGCGACGCCCTGGCTGCTCGCCGCGTTCGTCCTCGTGCTGAGCCGTCGCCAGCAGCTCGCCGGGTTCGCCGGTGCCGCTGCCTGCCTCGGCATCGCCGTGCTGTCCAAGGAGACCTACCTGCTCGCACTGCCGTTCCTGATCTGGATGGCCGTGCGTCGCGCCGACAAGAGCACCCGCCGGTACACGCTCAGCGTCGCCGGGGCCGTGCTCGTGCTGATCGGCGGCGGGTACCTGCTGCTCGCCGCGGTGAAGGGCGAACTCGTGCCGGGCAACGGGCGAGTCAGCCTGTGGGAGGGCGTCACTTACCAGCTCGGGTCGCGGACCGCTTCCGGATCCGTGTTCGACGGGGGCAGCCTGGCGAACGAGGCGGCCGCGCAGTGGTGGGCACTCGACCCGGTGTTCATCGTGCTCGGCTCGGTCGCGGCCGTCGTCGGGCTGTTCCTGCGACGGGTCCGACCGATCGCCGCGATGCTCGTGTTCCTGCTCGCGGTGATGTTCCGGCCGAACGGGTACCTGCCGGTGCCCTACGTCATCATGCTCATCCCGTTCGCAGCGCTCCTCGTCGCGTACACCGTCGAGCGTGCCGTCCTGACGATCGCCGGTCGGGTCCACACCCGGGGCCGGTTCGGCCCGAGGGCACGGCGCGGCCTCGGCATCACCTGGGCCGTCGTCGCGGCTGCGGCCCTCGTCGTCGCGGTGCCGCTGTGGGGGACACAGCTGCGGGGCTTCCTGCTGGGCAACCTCGACCTGCCCATGCAGCAGGCCGAGCAGTGGGTGGGCGACAACGTGCCGAAGTCCTCGCGTCTGCTGGTCGACGACGCCATGTGGGTCGACCTCGTGGACGACGGCTTCGCCCGGAACAACGTCGTCTGGTACTACAAGCTCGACACCGACGGAGCAGTGGAACGGCAGTCCCCGAACGGCTGGAAGGACTCGGACTCCGTCATCACGACGGACTCCATGCGCACCGGCGGCAACTCGTCCACCGACGTCCGACAGGCGATCGAGAACTCCACGGCCGTCGCGACCTTCGGCACCGGTGACCAGCAGGTCGAGGTCCGCCGGATCCATGCCGAGGGAGCCAGCGCCGCCGAGACGGCGATCACCCGGGCCACCGACGTCCGGAAGACCCTGGGAACCGAGCTCGCATCGAACCCGGCCCTGCGTGCGGACGACGGCACGAAGTCGCAGTTCCGTGCCGGACAGGTCGACTCGCGGGCGATGATCGCGCTCGGACAGGTGCTCGCCGACCAGGACGTGCGGGTCGACCGGTTCACCCCGCGCACCGGGGAGACCGGCCAGCCGTTCCGCACCGTCGTCCTGCACACGAGCGACGACGCGTCGGCAGCACGGGTCGCTCGGACCTTCGACGCCATGTCCCAGGCGTTCCGGCCGGACTCGGTCGAGCGTGAGGGAGCACGGCTCACGGTGACGTACACCCCGGCCGACCCGACGACGACCGCGACGAGCGCCTCGTGA
- a CDS encoding DUF4397 domain-containing protein produces MAPRRTPVAGHEGRRRRTVQPRRGKTVFELDDVTYGQVSPYEKLPVGTYVLSMRAADAPGSTPVISTDVTVQKGDASTVVAYGKNDGLKTTAFTDDLQQPGDGKAKLRLVQAATTAKRVDVQTSDGTPIAEDATFGTATKYATVDAGKWSLDVSGSGQRGTAKVDLAGNTVSTLFVLDDSKGNLTVVPVTDAAATAATPSGGVQTGGGGTAADRPVTEAFHAAVAMLRSLFR; encoded by the coding sequence CTGGCTCCGCGTCGGACACCTGTCGCCGGACACGAAGGGCGTCGACGTCGAACTGTCCAGCCTCGCCGGGGGAAGACCGTCTTCGAACTCGACGACGTCACCTACGGCCAGGTCAGCCCGTACGAGAAGCTGCCGGTCGGCACCTACGTCCTGTCGATGCGCGCCGCTGACGCGCCGGGTTCCACCCCGGTCATCTCCACCGACGTCACCGTGCAGAAGGGCGACGCCAGCACCGTCGTCGCCTACGGCAAGAACGACGGGCTGAAGACGACCGCGTTCACCGACGACCTGCAGCAGCCCGGCGACGGCAAGGCGAAGCTCCGGCTCGTGCAGGCCGCCACCACCGCGAAGCGCGTCGACGTGCAGACCTCCGACGGCACCCCGATCGCCGAGGACGCCACCTTCGGCACCGCCACCAAGTACGCGACGGTCGACGCCGGCAAGTGGTCGCTCGACGTCTCCGGCAGCGGCCAGCGGGGCACCGCGAAGGTCGACCTCGCCGGCAACACCGTCTCGACCCTGTTCGTCCTCGACGACAGCAAGGGCAACCTGACGGTCGTGCCCGTGACGGACGCCGCCGCGACCGCCGCCACCCCGTCCGGCGGGGTGCAGACCGGCGGTGGCGGCACAGCCGCGGACCGTCCGGTGACCGAGGCGTTCCACGCGGCCGTCGCGATGCTCCGCTCGCTGTTCCGCTGA
- a CDS encoding glycosyl hydrolase family 8, translated as MTRRTWIPVAAAAAVIVAIVVAIVAVRPWSSSTTTAARGTATPTSTTAPDAARSPQQLRSAFLDRYVEDGRVVRTDQGGDTVSEGQAYGLLIAYANDDRARFDAIWEWTRDHLLTDDDLLAWRWTSDGGVADEQSASDADLDAARALVLAGKAWDDDRYTAAGKRIAAGILQHETARTDLGTILLPGPWADQEPYRYNASYASPVAFSVLADATGDDRWNALNRGSRAVTAAVLDASDLPSDWSQVHADGSVDPMPPVGGDGRVLYGYDAMRTPLRYAEACSAPDRELAAALAPTLGRTTRLASQLDLGGTPVTQDTNALAYTARAAAEQAAGSSRAAADDLERAARTAATTPTYYGDAWLAIGSTMLTSDVLGGCASDVGAGS; from the coding sequence ATGACCCGCAGGACCTGGATACCGGTCGCCGCCGCGGCGGCCGTCATCGTCGCCATCGTGGTCGCGATCGTCGCGGTCCGCCCCTGGTCGTCGAGCACCACGACCGCCGCTCGTGGCACGGCCACCCCGACCTCGACCACCGCGCCCGACGCGGCGCGCTCGCCGCAGCAGCTCCGGTCGGCGTTCCTGGACCGCTACGTCGAGGACGGTCGTGTCGTCCGCACCGATCAGGGTGGTGACACCGTCAGCGAGGGGCAGGCGTACGGCCTGCTCATCGCCTACGCGAACGACGACCGTGCGCGCTTCGACGCGATCTGGGAGTGGACGAGGGACCACCTGCTCACCGACGACGACCTGCTGGCGTGGCGGTGGACGTCCGACGGGGGCGTCGCCGACGAGCAGTCCGCGAGCGACGCCGACCTCGACGCCGCTCGGGCCCTCGTGCTCGCGGGGAAGGCCTGGGACGACGACCGGTACACCGCCGCGGGGAAGCGCATCGCGGCGGGGATCCTCCAGCACGAGACGGCCCGGACGGACCTCGGCACGATCCTGCTGCCCGGACCGTGGGCGGATCAGGAGCCCTACCGGTACAACGCCTCGTACGCGTCACCCGTGGCCTTCTCGGTGCTGGCGGACGCCACCGGGGACGACCGCTGGAACGCGCTGAACCGGGGTTCGCGCGCCGTGACGGCCGCCGTGCTGGACGCCTCCGACCTGCCCAGCGACTGGTCCCAGGTCCACGCCGACGGATCGGTGGACCCGATGCCGCCCGTCGGTGGGGACGGGCGCGTGCTCTACGGGTACGACGCGATGCGGACGCCGCTCCGGTACGCCGAGGCGTGTTCGGCGCCCGACCGGGAGCTCGCGGCGGCCCTCGCGCCCACGCTCGGACGGACGACGCGGCTCGCCTCGCAGCTCGACCTCGGTGGCACCCCGGTGACGCAGGACACGAACGCGCTGGCCTACACCGCGCGGGCCGCTGCCGAGCAGGCCGCGGGTTCCTCCCGTGCGGCTGCCGACGACCTCGAGCGGGCCGCCCGGACGGCGGCGACCACACCGACCTACTACGGAGACGCCTGGCTGGCCATCGGTTCGACCATGCTGACCTCCGACGTGCTCGGGGGCTGTGCCAGCGACGTCGGAGCCGGCTCGTGA
- a CDS encoding class F sortase, translated as MSGRRSAGRVSAVRRRGVVIGAVVAAVVVVGGVAGVAVASTVGGGAGERAASSASASPSQSSTSQSSSSSSGSGTDGFQDPAAPEARSTATPVSVSIPAIGVRSSLEDLHRGAAGELDPPVGWDSAGWFSDGIVPGEVGPAVIAGHVDSPTSAAVFFRLDELVAGDEVHVRMSDGSTRTFTVDRSERAAKSAFPTSDVYGPTPTPQLRLITCDGTFDTATGHYTDNLIVFADLSSD; from the coding sequence GTGAGCGGCCGTCGGAGCGCCGGGCGCGTCTCGGCCGTCCGGCGCCGAGGCGTGGTCATCGGTGCCGTGGTCGCCGCCGTCGTGGTGGTCGGGGGCGTGGCCGGGGTGGCGGTCGCGTCGACGGTGGGCGGCGGCGCGGGGGAGCGTGCCGCGTCGTCGGCGTCAGCGTCCCCGTCGCAGTCGTCCACGTCGCAGTCGTCTTCTTCGTCCTCGGGTTCCGGCACCGACGGGTTCCAGGATCCGGCCGCACCCGAGGCTCGCTCGACGGCCACACCGGTCAGCGTGTCGATCCCGGCCATCGGCGTGCGGTCCTCGCTCGAGGACCTGCACCGCGGCGCTGCCGGAGAACTCGACCCGCCCGTCGGCTGGGACAGCGCGGGCTGGTTCAGCGACGGGATCGTCCCCGGCGAGGTCGGCCCCGCCGTCATCGCCGGTCACGTCGACAGTCCCACGAGCGCCGCGGTGTTCTTCCGACTCGACGAACTGGTCGCCGGCGACGAGGTCCACGTCCGGATGTCCGACGGCAGCACCCGCACCTTCACCGTGGACCGTTCCGAACGCGCCGCCAAGTCGGCGTTCCCGACGAGCGACGTCTACGGCCCCACCCCTACTCCGCAACTCCGACTCATCACCTGCGACGGCACGTTCGACACCGCCACCGGGCACTACACGGACAATCTGATCGTGTTCGCAGACCTCTCGTCGGATTGA
- a CDS encoding polyprenol monophosphomannose synthase: protein MSETLVIIPTYDEAENVRPIVERTLAATDDSVHVLVVDDNSPDGTGDIADAIARETDRVHVMHRTVKDGLGGAYLSGFAWGLEHGYAKLVEMDADGSHHPEYLPWMLELADSNDLVLGSRWIKGGKVENWPWYRLLLSRGGNLYTRLALGIAVRDATGGFRVFTSRAFERIDLAGVASKGYCFQVDLCWRALEAGLRVVETPITFTEREFGVSKMSGNIVRESLALVTKWGIDRRIRETRSLLKDHRKLPSVRKNAHAVSDHAG from the coding sequence ATGAGCGAGACCCTGGTCATCATCCCGACCTACGACGAAGCCGAGAACGTCCGGCCGATCGTCGAGCGCACGTTGGCCGCGACCGACGACTCCGTGCACGTGCTCGTCGTCGACGACAACTCACCCGACGGCACCGGCGACATCGCGGACGCCATCGCCCGCGAGACCGATCGGGTGCACGTCATGCACCGCACCGTCAAGGACGGCCTGGGCGGGGCGTACCTGTCCGGTTTCGCGTGGGGTCTGGAACACGGCTACGCCAAGCTCGTCGAGATGGACGCCGACGGCTCCCACCACCCCGAGTACCTGCCTTGGATGCTCGAGCTCGCGGACTCGAACGACCTGGTGCTCGGCTCCCGGTGGATCAAGGGCGGCAAGGTCGAGAACTGGCCCTGGTACCGCCTCCTGCTCTCGCGCGGTGGCAACCTGTACACGCGTCTCGCCCTGGGCATCGCGGTGCGCGACGCCACCGGCGGGTTCCGGGTCTTCACGTCGCGGGCGTTCGAGCGGATCGACCTCGCCGGTGTGGCGTCGAAGGGGTACTGCTTCCAGGTGGACCTGTGCTGGCGTGCACTCGAGGCGGGTCTGCGGGTCGTGGAGACGCCGATCACCTTCACCGAGCGGGAGTTCGGCGTCTCGAAGATGAGCGGCAACATCGTGCGCGAGAGCCTGGCGCTCGTGACGAAGTGGGGCATCGACCGCCGGATCCGCGAGACCCGGTCCCTGCTCAAGGACCACCGCAAGCTGCCCTCGGTGCGGAAGAACGCGCACGCGGTCTCCGACCACGCCGGCTGA
- the treZ gene encoding malto-oligosyltrehalose trehalohydrolase — MTAPDRYAVWAPEPDRVRLVVDDVEYPLTKGDDDWWSTDAVMPVVGARYGFRIGDDDAVRPDPRSRYQPEGVHGPSEVVDPARFAWTDESWTGRPARGAVIYEMHVGTYTPEGTLDAAAQKLDHLVELGVEFVELLPVNAVNGEWNWGYDGVGWFSVHAPYGGPDAYDRFVDTAHALGLGVIQDVVYNHLGPSGNYLPLYGPYLLAGLGNTWGDSVNVEHPEVRRYVLDNVRMWFRDHHVDGLRLDAVHAIRDTTRPHVLASMADETDAYSSFVGRPLSLIAESDLNDPVMFRPREAAGYGLAGQWSDDFHHAVHVALTGETNGYYADFAPLSALAKVLEDGFFHDGTWSSFRGKRHGRPIDRGTSPATALVVANQNHDQIGNRAAGDRLAATLDDEGLVIAAALTLLGPFTPMLFMGEEFAASTPWQFFTSHPEPELGKATAEGRIAEFAEHGWDESAVPDPQDPTTFTNSKLDWADVSSERGAAILRAYRVLIALRRTDQAFVDHRYEANAVRFSEDRRWLVLTRGLLGPDVAPVHVVVNFADDAAEVPVPDAVGEELYGFGATEVDAGVVRFRGRGVVVLR; from the coding sequence ATGACCGCACCTGACCGTTACGCCGTCTGGGCGCCCGAGCCGGACCGGGTCCGGCTCGTCGTCGACGACGTCGAGTACCCGCTCACCAAGGGCGACGACGACTGGTGGTCCACCGACGCCGTGATGCCGGTCGTCGGCGCACGGTACGGGTTCCGCATCGGCGACGACGACGCGGTCCGACCGGACCCGCGCAGCCGCTACCAGCCCGAGGGCGTGCACGGCCCGTCCGAGGTCGTCGACCCCGCACGGTTCGCGTGGACCGACGAGTCGTGGACCGGACGCCCGGCCCGCGGCGCCGTGATCTACGAGATGCACGTCGGCACCTACACGCCCGAGGGCACGCTCGACGCTGCCGCCCAGAAGCTGGACCACCTGGTCGAGCTCGGGGTCGAGTTCGTCGAGCTGCTCCCCGTCAACGCCGTCAACGGCGAGTGGAACTGGGGCTACGACGGGGTCGGCTGGTTCTCCGTGCACGCCCCGTACGGCGGCCCGGACGCCTACGACCGATTCGTCGACACCGCGCACGCGCTGGGGCTCGGGGTCATCCAGGACGTCGTCTACAACCACCTCGGTCCGAGCGGCAACTACCTGCCGCTGTACGGCCCGTACCTGCTGGCCGGGCTCGGCAACACCTGGGGTGACTCGGTGAACGTCGAGCACCCCGAGGTCCGCCGGTACGTGCTCGACAACGTGCGCATGTGGTTCCGCGACCACCACGTCGACGGGCTCCGGCTCGACGCCGTGCACGCGATCCGCGACACCACCCGCCCGCACGTGCTGGCCTCGATGGCCGACGAGACCGACGCCTACTCGTCGTTCGTCGGGCGTCCGCTGTCGCTCATCGCGGAGTCCGACCTCAACGACCCGGTGATGTTCCGGCCGCGCGAGGCCGCCGGGTACGGCCTCGCCGGGCAGTGGTCGGACGACTTCCACCACGCCGTGCACGTGGCGCTCACCGGCGAGACGAACGGCTACTACGCCGACTTCGCTCCGCTGTCGGCGTTGGCGAAGGTGCTCGAGGACGGCTTCTTCCACGACGGCACCTGGTCGTCGTTCCGCGGCAAGCGGCACGGCCGGCCGATCGACCGCGGGACCTCCCCCGCGACGGCCCTGGTCGTCGCGAACCAGAACCACGACCAGATCGGCAACCGCGCCGCCGGCGACCGGCTCGCCGCGACGCTCGACGACGAGGGGCTCGTGATCGCCGCGGCCCTGACGCTGCTCGGGCCGTTCACGCCGATGCTGTTCATGGGCGAGGAGTTCGCGGCCTCGACACCGTGGCAGTTCTTCACCTCGCACCCGGAGCCCGAGCTCGGCAAGGCCACCGCCGAGGGGCGCATCGCCGAGTTCGCCGAGCACGGGTGGGACGAGTCAGCGGTGCCGGACCCCCAGGACCCGACGACGTTCACCAACTCCAAGCTCGACTGGGCCGACGTCAGCTCGGAGCGCGGTGCGGCGATCCTGCGTGCCTACCGGGTGCTCATCGCCCTGCGGCGCACCGACCAGGCGTTCGTCGACCACCGCTACGAGGCGAACGCCGTCCGCTTCAGCGAGGACCGGCGTTGGCTGGTGCTCACCCGCGGGCTGCTCGGCCCCGATGTGGCGCCGGTGCACGTCGTGGTGAACTTCGCCGACGACGCAGCCGAGGTCCCGGTGCCCGACGCCGTGGGCGAGGAGCTCTACGGCTTCGGCGCGACCGAGGTGGACGCCGGCGTCGTCCGGTTCCGCGGCCGCGGCGTGGTCGTGCTGCGCTAG